A DNA window from Flavisolibacter ginsenosidimutans contains the following coding sequences:
- a CDS encoding OmpP1/FadL family transporter gives MKRIILCFSCCLSTAMLFAQTPEDALRLSWNVQSGTARAQAIGGAMGSLGGDITSTFVNPAGLGFYRTGDVVFTPSYSFGKTRADYLGRRTDSATNKFAIGTSGVVWGGNDHGKTRSSAISLAINQTGDFKTDVLYRGQNNSSSYSQKFLEEIRNGNIKDGNSVASNFPFGTSLAFNTYWIDTVGGGTNGNFQFQSRAPISTGLLQQNTITSRGGVTEFALGVGVNLNDKVLVGGTLGVPVMRLERETEFVEADATNNATNKFDYAIYKQGLTTTGVGVNLKGGIIYKPQEFWRIGFAFHSPTVYSLTDKNTAEITTNTEGYKGTQTQRLEDVTGAPSQISYLHLTPLKLIGSVAYVLREIQDVTKQRGFLTADVEYVSYPMMSYYATDTESQPADPETKAYFKSLNKTISDTYKGAFNLRAGGELKFTTLMVRAGVAYYGNPYKNIHDEKGNRLNLSGGLGYRNKGFFIDATYVYSLNNDVDIAYRLQSAAYYNASLKNTAGKIFLTLGVKI, from the coding sequence ATGAAACGAATTATACTTTGCTTCTCTTGTTGCCTTTCAACCGCAATGCTTTTTGCTCAAACACCCGAGGATGCACTGCGTCTCTCGTGGAATGTGCAAAGCGGAACCGCACGAGCACAAGCCATTGGCGGTGCGATGGGTTCTCTTGGCGGCGACATTACTTCAACTTTTGTAAACCCCGCCGGCCTTGGCTTTTACCGCACCGGTGATGTGGTGTTCACGCCTTCGTACAGCTTCGGAAAAACAAGGGCTGATTACCTTGGCCGAAGAACAGACAGCGCTACAAACAAATTTGCCATCGGCACCTCCGGCGTTGTTTGGGGAGGCAACGATCACGGAAAAACCCGTAGTTCTGCCATTAGTCTTGCCATAAACCAAACCGGCGATTTTAAAACAGATGTTCTTTACCGGGGACAGAATAACAGCAGTTCTTACTCGCAAAAGTTTTTAGAAGAAATCAGGAACGGAAATATAAAAGACGGGAATTCGGTTGCCTCGAATTTTCCTTTCGGCACTTCTCTCGCTTTCAATACATATTGGATTGATACAGTTGGCGGTGGCACAAACGGAAACTTTCAGTTTCAAAGTCGTGCGCCAATTTCCACCGGTTTGTTGCAGCAAAACACCATTACTTCACGCGGCGGTGTTACCGAATTTGCTTTGGGTGTGGGTGTGAACCTGAATGATAAAGTGCTTGTTGGCGGTACGCTGGGCGTGCCGGTTATGCGACTTGAAAGAGAAACAGAATTTGTTGAAGCCGATGCCACAAACAATGCAACAAACAAGTTTGATTATGCTATCTACAAACAAGGTCTGACAACAACAGGTGTTGGTGTGAATCTGAAAGGCGGCATTATTTACAAGCCACAGGAATTTTGGCGCATTGGCTTCGCATTCCATTCTCCTACCGTTTATAGTTTAACGGATAAAAACACTGCTGAGATTACCACCAATACCGAGGGCTACAAAGGAACGCAAACACAACGGCTGGAAGATGTGACCGGCGCACCATCCCAGATAAGTTATTTGCATCTTACACCCCTGAAATTGATCGGCAGCGTAGCGTATGTATTGCGCGAAATTCAGGACGTGACAAAACAACGCGGCTTTCTTACGGCCGATGTTGAATACGTTTCTTATCCAATGATGTCGTATTACGCAACCGACACCGAGAGCCAGCCCGCCGACCCGGAAACCAAAGCGTATTTCAAGTCGTTGAACAAAACCATTAGCGATACCTACAAAGGCGCATTTAATTTAAGAGCCGGTGGCGAATTAAAATTTACAACGCTGATGGTTCGTGCCGGCGTGGCGTATTACGGTAATCCTTACAAAAACATTCACGACGAAAAAGGAAACCGCTTGAATTTAAGCGGAGGCCTCGGATATCGGAACAAAGGATTTTTTATAGACGCAACGTATGTTTATTCGCTCAACAACGATGTTGACATTGCGTACCGTTTGCAAAGCGCTGCGTATTACAACGCAAGCCTGAAGAATACCGCCGGGAAAATTTTTTTAACTCTTGGTGTTAAGATTTAA
- a CDS encoding glycosyltransferase family 1 protein, translated as MIKNIEEVSCAFLHNVDLLCFSHLRWGFVFQRPNHLLSRFSKHQRVFFIEEPIFVNGDERTHIENYNDNLYVITPHLKHGLSAEEVEKRLQKTITSLVLQMQIKRYFSWYYTPMALPFTEHLNPELVVYDCMDELSAFKFAPADITQREKQLFSKADVVFTGGHSIYEHKKDAHHNIHPFPSSIDKHHFGQARKIKADPQDQSHIPHPRFGFFGVIDERFDIEMIDAVAKAKPDWHFVLLGPIVKIDPASLPHYDNIHYLGGKNYNELPSYIGGWDVAIIPFAMNESTRFISPTKTPEYLAAGKPVISTPIRDVVSPYGNNGLVHIVRNAEEFIAAGETELAKKRKSVWQKKVDEFLQGNSWDRTWSQMVRLIEQTLSQRTSVLKTGTEQKAYV; from the coding sequence ATGATAAAAAATATTGAAGAAGTAAGCTGTGCCTTCTTGCACAATGTTGATTTGCTCTGTTTTTCGCATTTGCGCTGGGGTTTTGTTTTTCAGCGGCCCAACCATTTGTTAAGCCGCTTCTCAAAACACCAACGCGTCTTCTTTATAGAAGAACCCATTTTTGTTAACGGTGACGAGCGAACGCACATTGAGAATTATAACGACAACCTGTATGTAATAACACCTCATTTAAAACACGGACTGAGTGCAGAAGAGGTAGAGAAGCGACTGCAAAAAACAATTACAAGCCTTGTTTTGCAAATGCAGATCAAGCGATATTTTAGTTGGTATTATACACCAATGGCTTTGCCCTTTACAGAACATCTAAATCCCGAGTTGGTTGTGTATGATTGCATGGACGAACTTTCGGCTTTCAAATTTGCGCCTGCCGATATTACGCAGCGTGAGAAACAATTGTTCTCCAAAGCCGACGTTGTGTTTACGGGTGGCCACAGCATTTACGAACACAAAAAAGATGCGCATCATAACATTCATCCTTTTCCGAGCAGCATTGACAAACATCATTTCGGGCAGGCAAGAAAAATAAAAGCAGATCCGCAAGACCAGTCGCACATCCCGCATCCTCGTTTTGGTTTTTTTGGTGTGATTGACGAACGCTTTGACATAGAAATGATAGATGCAGTTGCCAAAGCAAAACCCGATTGGCATTTTGTATTGCTTGGTCCTATTGTAAAAATTGATCCGGCTTCTCTTCCGCATTACGATAATATTCATTACCTCGGCGGAAAAAATTACAATGAATTGCCGTCTTACATTGGCGGTTGGGACGTGGCGATAATTCCGTTTGCCATGAACGAATCCACGCGATTTATTTCGCCAACAAAAACACCGGAATACTTAGCCGCTGGCAAGCCTGTAATTTCTACGCCCATTCGCGACGTTGTTTCTCCGTATGGCAACAATGGCCTTGTACACATTGTGCGCAACGCGGAAGAATTTATTGCAGCCGGCGAAACAGAACTCGCAAAAAAACGCAAAAGCGTGTGGCAGAAAAAAGTAGATGAATTTTTACAGGGCAATTCATGGGACCGCACCTGGAGCCAAATGGTTCGTCTCATTGAACAAACATTATCACAACGCACATCGGTTTTGAAAACCGGCACAGAACAAAAAGCGTACGTCTGA
- a CDS encoding family 1 glycosylhydrolase, with translation MMDDKQNNAIELWGGIECTINRVENNYFDQLAYSGHYNRIDDINLLADTGIQKIRYPVLWEKHQPYKDEKIDWDYTTERLNALKVKGVNVIAGLVHHGSGPAFTNLLDPEFPYLLADYAQKVVQQFPWIEYYTPVNEPLTTARFSGLYGFWYPHKKDDASFLKMLLQQVKAIVLSMQAIRKINPQAKLVQTEDLGKTYSTKSLKYQANFENHRRWLTYDLLCGLVTPRHPLWKYFLKKGITTNELDFFQQHACVPDVFGFNHYLTSERFLDGRLNHYPKHTHGGNAYQRYVDVEAVRIEMKTDWGVRALLKEAWHRYKRPMAITEVHLHCHREDQLRWFKHVWASCEKLKNEGVNIEAVTAWAMLGSYGWNKLLTEPAGDYEPGVFDVRNGVPRPTALARFLKKENQPSHLRLLSAGKGWWQRTSRFFHKPMLLQNTVDNVPECSAPLLIIGKNGTLGRAFAKICEDRFLSYQLLSRDECNLCDEASIQSTIEKYKPWAIVNAAGFVRVDDAEREFEKCFFDNVKGPENLAIACAYNGVKLVTFSSDLVFDGNKTAPYVEDNETSPLNIYGRTKAQAEELVLKANSNALLIRTSAFFGPWDEYNFAHFVRRSLLNEETISVAKDVFISPTYVPDLVNATLDLLVDDEKGIWHLANQGELTWADLAYEIADRFDLNRTYINAVRNEELALPAKRPLYSVLSSVRGILLPRLDNALKRYTDTMQVAFQKEKQLLRNARA, from the coding sequence ATGATGGACGATAAACAGAATAACGCAATAGAACTTTGGGGTGGAATTGAATGCACGATCAACAGGGTAGAAAACAACTATTTTGACCAGCTTGCGTATTCGGGGCATTACAACCGCATTGACGATATAAATCTTTTGGCAGATACGGGCATTCAAAAAATTCGCTATCCCGTTCTTTGGGAAAAGCATCAGCCGTACAAAGATGAAAAGATAGATTGGGATTATACAACCGAAAGATTGAACGCTTTAAAAGTGAAAGGCGTAAATGTAATCGCAGGCCTGGTGCATCACGGCAGCGGCCCGGCTTTTACCAATTTGCTCGATCCCGAATTTCCTTATTTGCTGGCTGATTATGCCCAAAAAGTAGTGCAACAATTTCCCTGGATTGAATATTACACGCCGGTAAACGAACCGTTAACCACAGCCCGTTTCAGCGGGTTGTATGGCTTTTGGTATCCGCACAAAAAAGACGATGCTTCTTTTTTAAAAATGCTCTTGCAACAGGTTAAAGCAATTGTGCTGAGCATGCAGGCCATTCGCAAAATCAATCCGCAGGCAAAGCTGGTGCAAACAGAAGACCTTGGGAAAACGTATAGCACAAAATCATTAAAGTATCAGGCCAATTTCGAAAATCACCGTCGTTGGCTAACCTATGATTTGCTCTGCGGTTTGGTAACGCCGCGGCATCCTTTGTGGAAATACTTTTTAAAAAAAGGCATTACGACAAACGAACTTGATTTCTTCCAGCAACATGCTTGCGTGCCCGACGTATTCGGTTTCAACCACTACCTGACTTCCGAACGTTTTCTGGACGGACGCTTGAACCATTATCCAAAGCATACGCACGGCGGCAACGCGTACCAGCGCTACGTCGATGTGGAAGCGGTCCGCATCGAAATGAAAACAGATTGGGGCGTTCGTGCTTTGTTAAAGGAGGCATGGCATCGGTACAAGCGTCCTATGGCCATAACCGAAGTGCACTTGCATTGTCACCGTGAAGACCAACTTCGGTGGTTCAAGCACGTATGGGCTTCGTGTGAAAAATTAAAAAACGAAGGCGTTAACATCGAGGCCGTTACCGCATGGGCCATGCTTGGCTCTTATGGTTGGAATAAATTGCTAACCGAACCCGCAGGCGATTACGAACCCGGCGTGTTTGATGTGCGAAACGGTGTGCCGCGGCCAACCGCTTTGGCAAGATTTCTAAAAAAAGAAAATCAACCTTCGCATCTTCGTTTGCTTTCAGCGGGCAAAGGCTGGTGGCAACGTACGTCTCGTTTCTTTCACAAGCCAATGCTTTTACAAAATACCGTTGACAATGTTCCAGAATGCAGCGCTCCATTGCTGATCATAGGAAAGAACGGCACACTCGGGAGAGCCTTTGCAAAAATTTGCGAAGACCGCTTTCTTTCCTATCAGCTATTAAGCCGCGACGAATGCAACCTTTGCGATGAGGCGTCTATTCAATCGACGATTGAAAAATACAAGCCTTGGGCTATTGTAAACGCAGCCGGTTTTGTTCGCGTTGACGATGCAGAAAGAGAATTTGAAAAATGTTTTTTTGACAACGTAAAGGGCCCTGAAAATTTAGCAATTGCCTGTGCGTACAACGGCGTCAAACTCGTAACATTTTCAAGCGATCTTGTGTTTGATGGAAATAAAACTGCGCCGTATGTAGAAGACAATGAAACTTCACCGCTCAACATTTACGGCCGCACAAAAGCACAGGCCGAGGAACTTGTTCTAAAGGCAAACTCAAATGCACTCCTTATTCGTACAAGTGCTTTTTTCGGGCCTTGGGACGAATATAATTTTGCGCACTTTGTGCGGAGAAGTTTGCTGAACGAAGAAACCATTTCTGTGGCAAAGGATGTGTTCATCTCTCCTACTTACGTTCCTGATTTGGTAAACGCTACACTTGACCTGTTGGTGGATGATGAAAAAGGCATTTGGCATTTGGCCAATCAGGGCGAACTAACCTGGGCTGATCTGGCTTACGAAATAGCAGATCGCTTTGACTTAAACCGGACCTACATAAACGCGGTGCGAAACGAAGAACTGGCTTTGCCGGCAAAGCGGCCCTTGTACAGCGTTTTGTCAAGTGTTCGCGGCATCCTGCTTCCTCGCTTAGACAATGCTT